The Acidiferrobacteraceae bacterium genome has a window encoding:
- the tusC gene encoding sulfurtransferase complex subunit TusC yields the protein MTDEMMEEGGTVKKLMYVCRTAPYGTIYALEALEVVLIGAAFEQDVCLVFTDDGVFEIMKGQKTDDIGMKNFSPTYRALEMYDVEKLYVEKEAMEQRGLGEDDFNVDVEVKSAAEIQALMEEMDIVLNY from the coding sequence ATGACCGACGAAATGATGGAAGAAGGCGGTACCGTCAAGAAACTGATGTACGTGTGCCGTACGGCGCCCTACGGCACCATCTACGCCCTGGAGGCACTGGAAGTAGTGCTGATTGGTGCGGCATTCGAGCAAGACGTATGTCTGGTGTTCACCGACGACGGTGTCTTTGAAATTATGAAAGGGCAGAAGACCGATGACATCGGCATGAAGAATTTCTCGCCGACCTATCGGGCCCTGGAAATGTACGATGTAGAAAAGCTGTACGTGGAAAAGGAAGCCATGGAGCAGCGGGGACTGGGCGAAGACGACTTCAACGTCGACGTCGAAGTCAAAAGCGCCGCCGAGATCCAGGCACTCATGGAAGAAATGGACATCGTACTGAACTACTGA